The following proteins are encoded in a genomic region of Micromonospora olivasterospora:
- a CDS encoding phosphotyrosine protein phosphatase, translating to MPPFTVLHVCMGNICRSPMAERLLALAVRERLARRGLDPVGADELLHSHSAGTGGWHAGEEMNPPAARQVVSRGGDVAGFAARKLRSDLIDAADLVLTATADQQEYVVALRPDAASRTFVLGEFGRLLGAVDAAALPPADAGPEAAYARGLALVAAVDAARQGASPLHTDDLDDPWGRGDQCFSRVADEIEETVHPLAAALLP from the coding sequence GTGCCGCCGTTCACCGTCCTGCACGTCTGCATGGGCAACATCTGCCGCTCGCCCATGGCCGAGCGGCTGCTGGCGCTGGCCGTCCGCGAGCGGCTGGCGCGGCGCGGCCTGGACCCGGTCGGCGCGGACGAGTTGCTGCACAGCCACAGCGCCGGCACCGGCGGCTGGCACGCGGGCGAGGAGATGAACCCGCCGGCCGCCCGGCAGGTGGTCTCGCGCGGCGGCGACGTCGCCGGGTTCGCCGCCCGCAAGCTGCGCTCCGACCTCATCGACGCCGCCGACCTCGTGCTCACCGCCACCGCCGACCAGCAGGAGTACGTCGTGGCGCTGCGGCCCGACGCCGCGTCCCGCACCTTCGTGCTGGGCGAGTTCGGCCGGCTGCTGGGCGCCGTCGACGCCGCCGCGCTGCCGCCGGCCGACGCCGGCCCGGAGGCCGCGTACGCCCGGGGGCTGGCCCTGGTCGCCGCCGTGGACGCCGCCCGGCAGGGCGCCTCCCCGCTGCACACCGACGACCTCGACGACCCGTGGGGGCGCGGCGACCAGTGCTTCAGCCGGGTGGCCGACGAGATCGAGGAGACCGTCCACCCGCTGGCCGCGGCCCTGCTGCCCTGA
- a CDS encoding transglycosylase domain-containing protein — translation MIRVRLDKLFTVLIAGALAGLALAVVALPAALVYGVGASQLAGLTGGLPDSLLTPPTAQRSTLYAKDGTTPITSFYAEDRVDVPLAEVAPVMRQAIVAAEDVRFYQHHGVDVRGVLRALTVNTRDGGNRQGASTLTMQYVRNVLGTDPRLTEDQRAKATEITKARKLKEMRYALALEQKLNKDEILGRYLNIAYFGAGAYGVAAASKRYFSKPPSELTLAEASLLAGLVQSPHTDDPINGDADAALARRAYVLDQLVKAGHVAPDAAAAAKAEQLALKPSATPNDCTAVPEQHQDWGFFCDWFSRWWSEQPAFGANPDERQRTLRRGGFRIVSSFDPAVQQSAMEQVLRTYDVDDRRAAPTAVVQPGTGRVLALAVNRNYSVAANPPGWKNRPNTVNQLVAGGGAIEGYQAGSTFKLFTMLAALEAGLPLATDFDAPGRLVTGYPTGGGPASCDGRWCPSNADPSMDGYRTMWDAFGRSVNTYFAWLIERVGADRAVEMAQRLGIKFRSASDARLARYGAKGWGPFTLGVSATTPLDLANAYATLAAEGTYCAPTPIVSITDGAGQPVAAGRPECRPVLDPEVARAATDAARCPVGDQSMYRECDGGTAPDLRERLRRPVAGKTGSSEHNGTETVVAFTPQLAVASMAANPDDPQDAVGGAVVSDLIDVVGRVLSDTLRGQPARDFVPPSESVAFRRTAERTGN, via the coding sequence ATGATCCGGGTTCGTCTCGACAAGCTGTTCACCGTCCTGATCGCCGGCGCGCTCGCCGGCCTGGCGCTCGCGGTCGTGGCACTGCCGGCCGCGCTGGTGTACGGGGTCGGCGCCAGCCAACTCGCGGGCCTCACCGGCGGCCTGCCCGATTCGCTGCTGACGCCGCCGACTGCCCAGCGGTCCACCCTCTACGCCAAAGACGGCACCACTCCGATCACCTCGTTCTACGCCGAGGACCGGGTGGACGTGCCGCTGGCCGAGGTGGCGCCGGTGATGCGCCAGGCGATCGTCGCCGCCGAGGACGTCCGGTTCTACCAGCACCACGGCGTGGACGTGCGGGGCGTGCTGCGGGCGCTCACGGTCAACACCCGCGACGGGGGAAACCGGCAGGGCGCCTCCACGCTGACCATGCAGTACGTCCGCAACGTGCTCGGCACGGACCCGCGGCTGACCGAGGACCAGCGGGCCAAGGCCACCGAGATCACGAAGGCCCGCAAGCTCAAGGAGATGCGGTACGCCCTGGCGCTGGAGCAGAAGCTGAACAAGGACGAGATCCTCGGCCGCTACCTCAACATCGCGTACTTCGGCGCCGGGGCGTACGGGGTGGCCGCCGCCAGCAAGCGGTACTTCTCCAAGCCGCCGAGCGAGCTCACCCTCGCCGAGGCGAGCCTGCTCGCCGGGCTGGTCCAGTCGCCGCACACCGACGACCCGATCAACGGCGACGCCGACGCGGCGCTGGCCCGCCGGGCGTACGTGCTGGACCAGTTGGTCAAGGCCGGCCACGTCGCGCCCGACGCGGCGGCGGCGGCCAAGGCCGAGCAGTTGGCGCTGAAGCCGAGCGCGACGCCGAACGACTGCACGGCGGTGCCCGAGCAGCACCAGGACTGGGGCTTCTTCTGCGACTGGTTCAGCCGCTGGTGGAGCGAGCAGCCGGCGTTCGGCGCGAACCCGGACGAGCGGCAGCGCACCCTGCGCCGGGGCGGCTTCCGGATCGTCTCCTCGTTCGACCCGGCCGTGCAGCAGAGCGCCATGGAGCAGGTGCTGCGGACCTACGACGTCGACGACCGCCGCGCGGCGCCGACCGCCGTGGTGCAGCCGGGCACGGGCCGGGTCCTCGCCCTGGCGGTGAACCGGAACTACAGCGTGGCGGCCAACCCGCCGGGCTGGAAGAACCGCCCGAACACGGTCAACCAGCTCGTGGCGGGGGGCGGGGCGATCGAGGGCTACCAGGCCGGCTCGACCTTCAAGCTCTTCACCATGCTCGCCGCGCTGGAGGCCGGGCTGCCGCTGGCCACCGATTTCGACGCCCCGGGCCGCCTCGTCACGGGGTACCCGACCGGTGGCGGGCCCGCCTCCTGCGACGGGCGGTGGTGCCCGTCCAACGCGGACCCGTCGATGGACGGCTACCGGACGATGTGGGACGCCTTCGGACGCTCGGTCAACACGTACTTCGCCTGGCTGATCGAGCGGGTCGGCGCGGACCGGGCGGTCGAGATGGCCCAGCGGCTCGGCATCAAGTTCCGTTCCGCGTCCGACGCCCGGCTGGCCCGATACGGCGCGAAGGGCTGGGGGCCGTTCACCCTGGGCGTCTCCGCCACGACCCCGCTCGACCTGGCCAACGCGTACGCGACGCTGGCGGCGGAGGGGACATACTGCGCGCCCACGCCCATCGTCTCGATCACCGACGGCGCCGGCCAGCCGGTCGCCGCCGGGCGTCCCGAGTGCCGACCGGTGCTCGACCCCGAGGTGGCCCGGGCCGCGACGGACGCCGCCCGCTGCCCGGTGGGGGACCAGTCGATGTACCGCGAGTGCGACGGCGGCACGGCCCCCGACCTGCGGGAGCGGCTGCGCCGGCCGGTGGCCGGCAAGACCGGCAGTTCGGAGCACAACGGGACGGAGACGGTGGTCGCCTTCACCCCGCAGCTCGCCGTCGCCTCGATGGCGGCGAACCCCGACGACCCGCAGGACGCCGTCGGCGGGGCCGTCGTGTCCGACCTGATCGACGTCGTCGGCCGGGTCCTCTCCGACACCCTGCGCGGTCAGCCGGCGCGCGACTTCGTTCCGCCCAGTGAGTCGGTCGCCTTCCGGCGGACGGCCGAGCGGACCGGCAACTGA
- a CDS encoding AtpZ/AtpI family protein — protein MAGDQTPRPSGGPDEPPTGAGQGWTALSYLIAGMLVWGFIGWLVDQWLDTGGIATGIGVVLGMAGGIVLVVRRLGTPT, from the coding sequence ATGGCTGGTGACCAAACCCCCCGACCCAGTGGCGGCCCGGACGAACCTCCGACCGGAGCCGGCCAGGGTTGGACCGCGCTCAGCTACCTGATCGCGGGCATGCTCGTGTGGGGCTTCATCGGCTGGCTGGTCGACCAGTGGCTCGACACCGGCGGCATCGCCACCGGGATCGGCGTCGTGCTCGGCATGGCCGGGGGGATCGTCCTGGTCGTCCGCCGACTGGGCACGCCTACTTAG
- the glyA gene encoding serine hydroxymethyltransferase, translating into MENATSTFWGPDFDQLSATDPEIAGVVLGELDRLRGGLQLIASENLTSPAVLAVLGSTLTNKYAEGYPGRRYYGGCGEVDRAEEIGLARAKELFGAEHANLQPHSGASANLAAYAALVQPGDTVLAMDLPHGGHLTHGSRVNFSGRWFATVGYRVRRDTELIDYDEVRDLALAHRPKMIICGATAYPRLIDFARFREIADEVDAYLMVDAAHFIGLVAGGAIPSPVPYADVVCFTTHKVLRGPRGGMILCRESLAQRIDKAVFPFTQGGPLMHAVAAKAVALREAAQPEFRAYAAQVVANARALADGLAAEGMRPVSGGTDTHLALVDLREAGVTGAEAEARCDAATITLNKNAIPYDPQKPMVASGVRVGTPSVTTQGMREGEMRQVAALIARAVRTDPAAPGGADELTRIAADVADLVAAFPAYPRG; encoded by the coding sequence GTGGAGAACGCGACGAGCACCTTCTGGGGGCCGGACTTCGACCAGCTCAGCGCCACCGACCCGGAGATAGCGGGGGTGGTGCTCGGCGAGTTGGACCGGCTGCGCGGCGGCCTGCAGCTGATCGCCAGCGAGAACCTGACCTCGCCGGCGGTCCTCGCCGTGCTCGGCTCGACGCTGACCAACAAGTACGCCGAGGGCTACCCGGGCCGGCGCTACTACGGCGGCTGCGGCGAGGTGGACCGGGCCGAGGAGATCGGCCTTGCCCGGGCGAAGGAGTTGTTCGGCGCCGAGCACGCCAACCTCCAGCCGCACTCCGGGGCGAGCGCCAACCTGGCCGCGTACGCCGCGCTGGTGCAGCCGGGCGACACGGTGCTGGCGATGGACCTGCCGCACGGCGGGCACCTGACCCACGGCAGCCGGGTGAACTTCTCCGGCCGGTGGTTCGCCACCGTCGGCTACCGGGTCCGCCGCGACACGGAGCTGATCGACTACGACGAGGTGCGCGACCTGGCCCTCGCGCACCGGCCAAAAATGATCATCTGCGGGGCGACCGCCTATCCGCGGCTGATCGACTTCGCCCGGTTCCGCGAGATCGCCGACGAGGTGGACGCCTACCTGATGGTGGACGCCGCGCACTTCATCGGGCTGGTCGCGGGCGGGGCCATCCCGTCGCCGGTGCCGTACGCCGACGTCGTCTGCTTCACCACCCACAAGGTGCTGCGCGGCCCGCGCGGCGGCATGATCCTCTGCCGGGAGTCGCTGGCCCAGCGGATCGACAAGGCCGTCTTCCCGTTCACCCAGGGCGGCCCGCTGATGCACGCCGTCGCGGCCAAGGCGGTCGCCCTGCGCGAGGCCGCCCAGCCGGAGTTCCGGGCGTACGCCGCCCAGGTGGTGGCCAACGCCCGGGCGCTCGCCGACGGGCTGGCCGCCGAGGGCATGCGCCCGGTGTCCGGGGGCACGGACACCCACCTCGCGCTGGTCGACCTGCGGGAGGCCGGGGTGACCGGCGCGGAGGCCGAGGCCCGCTGCGACGCCGCGACGATCACCCTGAACAAGAACGCGATCCCGTACGACCCGCAGAAGCCGATGGTCGCCTCCGGCGTCCGGGTGGGCACCCCGAGCGTCACCACCCAGGGCATGCGGGAGGGGGAGATGCGGCAGGTCGCCGCGCTCATCGCCCGCGCGGTGCGTACCGACCCGGCCGCCCCCGGCGGCGCCGACGAGCTGACCCGGATCGCCGCCGACGTGGCCGACCTGGTCGCCGCCTTCCCGGCGTACCCCCGTGGCTGA
- the atpB gene encoding F0F1 ATP synthase subunit A: MFGQANVLAQGAAGFPPSVEDFYLPSILPWGEHNSYWFTKITAMVWIAVGVLIIFFLASYRKPQLVPTKKQWIAESIYGFVRNNIAVDMIGHAGVRFAPYFTTLFCFILLTNFFAIVPFFQISPNSHIAFPAFLAAISYVMFNWIGIRHHGFVKYFKNSLIPPAPWYILPILIPIEFFSTFLVRPFSLAVRLFANMFAGHMLLLVFTLGGFAMISANTWLAPVSVLSWVMTVALTFLEFLVICLQAYVFTVLTASYVQGALAEEH, translated from the coding sequence GTGTTCGGACAGGCGAACGTCCTGGCACAGGGCGCGGCAGGTTTCCCACCCAGCGTGGAGGACTTCTACCTGCCCAGCATCCTCCCGTGGGGTGAGCACAACTCGTACTGGTTCACCAAGATCACGGCCATGGTCTGGATCGCCGTCGGCGTCCTGATCATCTTCTTCCTGGCCAGCTACCGGAAGCCGCAGCTGGTGCCGACGAAGAAGCAGTGGATCGCCGAGTCGATCTACGGCTTCGTCCGGAACAACATCGCCGTCGACATGATCGGGCACGCGGGTGTGCGGTTCGCGCCGTACTTCACCACGCTGTTCTGCTTCATCCTGTTGACGAACTTCTTCGCGATCGTGCCGTTCTTCCAGATCTCGCCGAACTCGCACATCGCCTTCCCGGCCTTCCTCGCCGCGATCAGCTACGTGATGTTCAACTGGATCGGCATCCGGCACCACGGCTTCGTGAAGTACTTCAAGAACTCGCTGATCCCGCCGGCCCCCTGGTACATCCTGCCGATTCTGATCCCGATCGAGTTCTTCTCGACCTTCCTGGTCCGGCCGTTCTCGCTGGCCGTCCGTCTCTTCGCGAACATGTTCGCCGGCCACATGCTCCTGCTGGTCTTCACGCTCGGCGGCTTCGCGATGATCAGCGCCAACACCTGGCTGGCCCCGGTCTCGGTGCTGTCCTGGGTGATGACCGTCGCGCTCACCTTCCTCGAGTTCCTGGTGATCTGCCTGCAGGCGTACGTCTTCACCGTGCTGACCGCCAGCTACGTGCAGGGCGCCCTCGCCGAGGAACACTGA
- a CDS encoding SDR family oxidoreductase, with protein MRCLVTGATGYVGGRLAPRLLAEGHTVRCLARHAGRLRDVPWAADAEIAEADLRAPETLPAAFDGVDVAYYLVHSLGQAGFAKADREAAANFAAAARGAGVRRIVYLGGPEPAAADRAESPHLRSRAEVGRILLASGVPTAVLRAAVIIGSGSASFEMLRYLTERLPVMLTPRWVRSRVQPVAVRDVLRYLAGCATLPPEVNRAFDIGGPDVLTFEAMMQRYAYVAGLRRRVVVRVRPLTPALSSYWVGLVTPVPNAIARPLVESLTHESVAHEHDIARYVPDPPGGLTGFDDAVRLALAKVRDAAVETRWSTASVPNAPAEPLPSDPGWAGGTAYTDVRTRAVDAPPAALWRVIEGVGGEHGWYSFPLAWAVRGWLDRLVGGVGLRRGRRDPHHLRVGEALDFWRVEEIEPGRLLRLRAEMRLPGRAWLEMRAEPADGGRSRYVQRAVFLPRGLAGHAYWSSVAPFHAVVFGGMARNIARGAERVAARS; from the coding sequence GTGAGATGCCTCGTCACGGGCGCCACCGGGTACGTCGGTGGGCGCCTCGCGCCCCGGCTGCTCGCCGAGGGACACACCGTACGCTGCCTGGCCCGTCACGCCGGCCGGCTGCGCGACGTGCCGTGGGCCGCGGACGCCGAAATCGCCGAGGCGGACCTGCGCGCGCCGGAGACCCTGCCGGCCGCGTTCGACGGCGTGGACGTCGCGTACTACCTCGTGCACTCGCTCGGGCAGGCCGGCTTCGCGAAGGCCGACCGGGAGGCGGCGGCGAACTTCGCCGCCGCGGCCCGCGGCGCTGGCGTACGGCGGATCGTCTACCTCGGCGGGCCGGAGCCGGCGGCGGCCGACCGGGCCGAGTCGCCGCACCTGCGCTCGCGGGCCGAGGTGGGACGGATCCTGCTGGCCAGCGGGGTGCCGACGGCGGTGCTGAGGGCGGCGGTGATCATCGGGTCGGGTTCGGCGTCGTTCGAGATGCTGCGGTACCTGACCGAGCGGCTGCCCGTGATGCTCACCCCGCGCTGGGTCCGCAGCCGGGTCCAGCCGGTCGCCGTCCGGGACGTGCTGCGCTACCTGGCCGGCTGCGCCACCCTGCCGCCGGAGGTCAACCGCGCCTTCGACATCGGCGGCCCCGACGTGCTCACCTTCGAGGCCATGATGCAGCGGTACGCCTACGTCGCCGGGCTGCGCCGGCGGGTCGTCGTGCGGGTACGGCCGCTGACCCCGGCGCTGTCCTCGTACTGGGTCGGGCTGGTCACGCCGGTGCCGAACGCGATCGCCCGCCCGCTGGTGGAGAGCCTGACCCACGAGTCGGTGGCCCACGAGCACGACATCGCCCGGTACGTCCCGGACCCGCCGGGCGGGCTGACCGGCTTCGACGACGCGGTGCGGCTGGCGCTGGCCAAGGTCCGCGACGCGGCGGTGGAGACCCGCTGGTCCACCGCGAGCGTGCCGAACGCCCCGGCCGAGCCGCTGCCCAGCGACCCGGGGTGGGCCGGCGGCACCGCCTACACCGACGTACGCACCCGCGCCGTGGACGCGCCGCCGGCCGCGCTCTGGCGGGTGATCGAGGGCGTCGGCGGGGAGCACGGCTGGTACTCCTTCCCGCTCGCCTGGGCGGTGCGCGGCTGGCTGGACCGGCTGGTCGGCGGCGTCGGGCTGCGCCGGGGCCGGCGCGACCCGCACCACCTGCGGGTCGGCGAGGCGCTGGACTTCTGGCGGGTCGAGGAGATCGAGCCGGGGCGGCTGCTGCGGCTGCGCGCCGAGATGCGGCTGCCCGGCCGCGCCTGGCTGGAGATGCGCGCCGAGCCCGCCGACGGGGGCCGCAGCCGGTACGTCCAGCGCGCCGTCTTCCTCCCCCGCGGGCTCGCCGGCCACGCCTACTGGAGCTCGGTGGCCCCGTTCCACGCGGTCGTCTTCGGCGGCATGGCCCGCAACATCGCCCGGGGCGCCGAGCGGGTCGCCGCCCGCTCCTGA